Proteins found in one Muntiacus reevesi chromosome 2, mMunRee1.1, whole genome shotgun sequence genomic segment:
- the DUXB gene encoding LOW QUALITY PROTEIN: double homeobox protein B (The sequence of the model RefSeq protein was modified relative to this genomic sequence to represent the inferred CDS: inserted 2 bases in 1 codon; substituted 1 base at 1 genomic stop codon), whose protein sequence is MQFIIQAFXRNQFLDIATRKTLVKQAFGIENSKHLDRQEQRDMGILQLGDYSQPQPEHKKKLPQDLGQDISFVLQWWDECCQXLTAEWNPQKGAMETDCWPQHTRAREPSHILLRSHQQHRETSRRF, encoded by the exons ATGCAGTTCATCA TTCAAGCTTTCTAGAGGAACCAATTCCTTGACATTGCCACCAGGAAAACTCTAGTCAAACAAGCATTCGGAATTGAGAATTCAA AACACCTGGACCGCCAAGAACAGAGAGACATGGGCATACTACAGTTGGGAGACTATTCTCAGCCTCAACCTGAGCACAAAAAAAAACTGCCACAGGATCTGGGCCAGGACATCTCTTTTGTTCTGCAGTGGTGGGATGAGTGCTGCCA GCTGACTGCAGAGTGGAATCCTCAAAAGGGAGCCATGGAAACAGACTGCTGGCCACAGCACACGCGAGCTAGAGAACCATCTCATATCCTCTTGCGGTCTCACCAGCAACACAGAGAAACCTCAAGAAGGTTTTAG